The region GAACTTGAATTGGAACAGCAAACGggtattattttaaatatatgtatctaATGTTAATGATCAACTACTATGCCAACACATActttatactattttttttttacattaaaaaaaaaattaataatcaaagcaaatgtatatatattatttttattatacagaacaaataaaacatataaataaagaaacagATAACATTCAAGAAAGACTAAAACAAAGTCAATATCATTTAGAAGGAATAAAGTATTGgtggaaaaatataaattcgTTCCTAGGATTTCAAGCCACTGacgaaaatgaaaatatcaaaatagATAATCcaataaataatcaaatcgaaaaaaaaaataataaccactataaaaataattatgggAAAACTCTTAACCGAACATATGCAGATAGATTAGATGAAAAAAGAATACCACaaagtatataataaattccACTTTTTAAtcgttattattttatgtttcattcgataatatttatttttgttgcGTATCCTTAAAACTTCCAATGcctaatattattactatatttctttttattaaggAAAAGGAACATTTgatgataaatatgaacgtgatttaaatatgttgTCTTCTATGGTAAGAAGTTTTCcatctttaatttttatttactcatcaatacaaatatatatatatgtataaccGTGtgctatttatttatacagtTGGATGAACTTCACACTAGAGCATTAGTTATGGGGAATACAATAAATgagcaaaataaaatggtaAGTAGACAAACCCCtccatattataattttttattatttcgaTATGTAATTAGTGTATATTG is a window of Plasmodium vinckei vinckei genome assembly, chromosome: PVVCY_14 DNA encoding:
- a CDS encoding SNARE protein, putative, whose translation is MEMKHRKHAYSKREKINEIEKKCEESLNEILRSANEVSEISKKAELELEQQTEQIKHINKETDNIQERLKQSQYHLEGIKYWWKNINSFLGFQATDENENIKIDNPINNQIEKKNNNHYKNNYGKTLNRTYADRLDEKRIPQRKGTFDDKYERDLNMLSSMLDELHTRALVMGNTINEQNKMLNNVNEKMENNIEKIQDQQKMMKEIMKR